Sequence from the Temnothorax longispinosus isolate EJ_2023e chromosome 6, Tlon_JGU_v1, whole genome shotgun sequence genome:
CCACTTTAGAATGCAGGGTCGTCCGCTGAAGGAGACGGTTCCGCTGCTAAGGTCAGAACCGTGAGACTCTACCGTTATCGCGTGTGAAAGGTGCGGACACTATACACTAGGGGTTTACCGGCGTACTGTAGAAACTTCGCGAGAGTACTGCTTTCTCATAGGGCCATccaataaataagtaataaggGATAAGGAGAGAAGTATTCATAGTAGCAGCATTCGATCACTCACCATTCACAAAACGACCACAGTATCGAGGTTCCAGTGTAGAAAAAGAGCTGCAAGAGGGTCGATCGCCTCACGTTTATATTGTTCAGATACCAGAGTCCGTCATCGAGATCACCACTGCGTGGAACGGACGAAGgtggagaaagaggagaaacaGGAGCGAATTAAGTGCTACGTTTTCATCGAaagacaataatatatttttaaggtGACGagattaatatacatatgtgtacgTATGAATCTATCTGTATACGCATGCGCGCACGAGCGGCGCGGATTtagcgaaagagaaagagagcgaggtCTGTTCGAAGCGCACCTCGTTGTAGAAcctgtatttataattatattgtactgAAGCACCTAAACGTTTTACGATGCCAAGACTGACTAAAGCGACAGGCGCACGCGGGCGACGAgaagcgacgacgacgacgacgacgacacgaAGGAGCGacgggggagagaaagaaaaaaaaggaaagaaacgaTAAATCGGTGTTATGTTTGAGTGTTCGGTAGAGAGATTTTAATGGATTTCCCGGAATAGaggaaatatgtattttaaaggACTTGTTGATTTATCGCCAGTATAGTAGACAAACTCACGCGACACGACACGTTGTTTTTAGGTAGGGGAGGCTTTTTACAAATGCGCaagagaataaatatatataaatatatatattatacgtaccACTTATATATACAGAAGATTCTACATTCCATTCGATGGACCGAAATCGAGGTCGAGTTTTACGTACATAGACAGCTGTTGACCGAACGTGAACGTAGATCTCGCGAGTTGTAGatctgaaaatttcttttcgtaATCGCGAAAACCCGTTTCttactttatgaaaaataagcagtcgtttaaatttgtaaagacTGGAcgcttatttatttctttaacaaCCCGCGGCTTcagttttcattattaaacGTCTagtatttacataattatttacatcaagtaattattataatattcgaaaatattcGACTTTAATTATCACGATTTATATTTCCTAGTttacgtaattataattagtcgCATATGACGACCCAATTAATTGAGCTGATAAATCAAGTATTAGTTCCAAATATAATTTcaggattttattttaagaaatatataacgcTATTTTAAGGGATTGGTCTtatctcattaattattattaatttgaacgCGAACGGTCTTCTCGCGAAAGTTACGCCTATGCATGTCTGCATTACGACGGGATGCAAGAGCTAGATTTTTCCGCATAGCGGCAACAATCTGCAAGCGAGCCCGATTTCGCATACGGAAATGCAACGGCGATGCGTGCACGAGCGGCGAAAGAGAACGCGACGCGCGGGAGAGTGTTTGCGCGAGTGACCTGTAAATAATTTCCGCACGCGCAGctgaataacgaataaatttaattattcgttttaGAGTGTACCATACTATAACCGGACCTAAAGATTATCGTAACGACCTAATTATCGTAACCAATTCACGGATTAGCCTTCGAACGATGCTCGCGATGCGcatcatttatttttcgcgTGACTCAAGAGAGCGCATTATATGCAcgcatatacataaataaataaatatatatatatatatatgcatatacaatGTATGGACAACCACACGCACGCATGTCGAGCTAATGTGAACGTGTTTTCCCTTCGGACGGAATAGCTAAGCGCCTAAGTTAATCGACGTGAATTTATTCCCATCTCTTGTAACCCGCAACCGTTGTTGATAATTTAAAGACCGTCAGACGTTTCCATCCTCATCTCTTTCCGCGAACGAAGCACTAAGATGCGCCAAACCCTATTATACaaacgataaattataaaaaaaagctatAGTTAAGATCGTTGAATAACCGcttgaaaaaagatattaatttcgttTCGTTCCTCGAAAAAATTCATAGAGAAGTGTCGGTAGAATCGCGGAGCGCTCCGTTTTCCAGCGAAATCATTGATTCTCGATCTCACGAGTCTCGCGGCAACGAGACACGCGAACAACGGGACGGGAATCGGCTAAAGTGATGGGACATGACGGGCTGGAAACGTTCGGCGGATGTTTACATGATTACCACCGGCGGTACGCGAGCGGCGGAAACACTTTCTTCCGGTCACGTAAACGTCGTGAAATGAGATCGTAGCAGGGCCCCTTCGAGAAAATCCCGTTGTACACCGGCACGTTTGACGACGCGCGTCTCTAAACCCCCCCGATAACGCGTGACGTTGAGAGACACCGTCGAATTTCGCTGTTTTCCTACCACCGAGAGAGACCGTAATCCACTTTAGTTGCTGCCGAGCGTCGTGACGTTATTCGCTCGCCAATATTGTGCTAATCCCGCAGAAAAGACAGGTCGATTAGTACAGAGAAAGACACAGTGTTTCcccgtgtaaaaaaaaaaagaaaatatacacaGCGAATTTGTTCCGATATCAAAAACACGTTTGTCGAAAAGAATGACGTATTAATCGCACGAGTTTGAAGTAGAAAATACAGCGTGTGATCAGACACGAACTGTATATATCTACATTATCTACGAAATCAAACGTAACGCTGCGCGTTAAAaagactttttaaaaataatatataatacgtttgcaaaagaaaaaactttGCTAAATCGCGAAGTAATCGGGACAAAATCGCACTGTTGGCAATCGAACTTAATGCAACTCGATCTAAGAAACCGCTATGTAATAGTGATCGCAATGTAATTCGCGAGTACTGCTGCAATAGTTACACAGAAGGAGACAACGATTGCTCGCTTCTGTAAGGAGCAATATCACAGGGacgatcgataaaaaaaactacgcAACGTCCATGATCGCGACATATCGATCGTCGTCTTAAATCGTTCGTTGTTAACATCTCCGGTGACAATGTAAAGGCTTGATTCAAACTACGGGCTCAGTGACGCTTCGCAATAGCGcagaattaagaaatttaatggaTGTCCAATCGCAATCTCGAAAACCCAATCTGGAAGATATGACAATTTAAACATATGATTTAGATAGGAAAAAGAGATACTTTGCGTAGATAATTCGACTTTTTTAtgtgtaatgtataaaataagattgatATCATAATGTAAGACTGcgtttttttctcaattttataagataattatatagttaaacttatgtttattaaattacactTTACAgcataatcataaaattctgaatttgcgtaaaaatataaatttttatatacgttggATAATTATTGTtcataaaatagataattaatgcGTTGCttgatttagaaatattatagaattaattataattgagtataaataatataacaatatgaGAAagtacatatgtaataatatataggattatatataagttagcgtaaaattatttttttatgagtaTATTGAACGAAAGTAGCCTTACTTTCCGAAACTCTTTTCCACATCTCAATTCAATTAAATCCGTCCCCAATAGTGTGAATCAAGCCTTATTAATTTCGGCCCGTATTGACATCCGACGTTAATTACCGCTAAACATGTCTATCTGTTTGTAATAAGGCCGACGACAGGCCATCCTCgtcgtaataatataatagcgaGAATGAAAAACAAGATAAAACAGCCGTATTCGGCGCTAAATGTAGAGAGGATCGATGTGCGGCCTGGAAAATACGCTTACATGTGAAATTGCGGCGAACATCGTCGGGTTCCCTTGACCCGTATTCGAACATTCtttgtatacgtatatgttgTGGTACTTCACGAAAGTTCTAATTACTTCGCCGAAGAGCCGAGAATTCAACGTAAAATGCGAGAAATGTATTAAAGGATTCCTAAATATCGCCGCAAGTAAAAAGATAATGAGGGTACATCTTCGCAAAGGTGCtaagaatttttgaattacGTCACGGTTCACCGCGATGTAATTAAACTCGTGAAATATGACGCTCTTACGGCATaccgatcgcgatcgcgatcgctgTCCAATTGAACCATATCCGCAAAAGCAACGCGAATATCAATCGCGCGCGCAATATCTCCATACACATATCTCCCTCCCTTTTCGACACGCGACTTTTTGTCTTTTGGAAGGTTTTTTACCCTCTCTCTCCGTTTATCTTATCGTCGACATATCGAACTGCACCAGCGAACGTGCCCCCCCCGCGAACGAGAACCGAGAGAGACTCAACGgagaaaagcaattaaaaaaacatctttATCCTATCGCAATTTTTGCTCATATTTGTAATCGGGGACGAGATGGAGAAGAGAACGAAGGAAGACTGTATGTGCGCTTCTCGAGACTCTATGCACACTTGTTGCGAATTACATATCcagatatttttgatattctCGAGGACATTTCTTCGTTTACTTTGtacgtactttttttttatcggataTTAATTGAGTTCTCCAAATTACGAGGAAGCGCAGAAATTATACGTGACAAATATCTACGACTGAGACTTATTTCAGTGAACGAAACTGCCGCTTCGCGACCGAGTCGAAGAAAGGCGCGGAGAacgggaagaaagaaaagatatgtTTGGCTTCCGTTGCAATATACGACTAACGCTACTGCCAATATAGAGATAGAGACCCTAACGatcgatgtttttttttctcggaaGGTGTGTACATTTCGATGATCGAAGTATATTCGCGCATCATCGAGCGCTGTGTCGAACTTGCTGCCTTCGAAAATGCGAGAGATTCTCGGCCTCCTATTCTCACCGCGCTCGTTTGGCGTCGAAGACGACAATTTGCCGGtatacattgaaataataaatgttcgCGATTCGGCGAGCTTCGTCAGCCCGATATGAAAATCTGTGGCGAAATTCGATCAATCGTGATAGCGTGGAACACGCGGTGAAGATACGAGGCCCCCGGTCTGTCCTGCAAACACGCGTTGAAGAAGCTTATCGAAAGCTTCCGCTTGGACGGACATTAAATATCCCATTCAGCGTCGTCGCCCATCTTTTTCGCGCGAGAGATATACGCGGCGGGACGCTCCCTcttattaattagtttttcttttttactttgatATCGTCTTTACCGAGATCACCTGGCGTTCGCTGAACCTAAAAGTAATCGAGCTACACTGTGTAACAAAGTGCGCGTTGTAAAGTGActgtatatacaaatataaattatgcgaTTACCTTCCTCGCGCACATTTTTTCTTCCCTCCTCTAAAATCTGCTCTTATTTAAGACCGAACTCCTCGAAATGAACAGGAAAGTACAGGTGATCCTCGAATAACTCGATTAATTGGTTTCATGTTGCTATAAAAACTGTGCAATTTAAAACTccagatttatataaaatcggacATTTAGTTccaaaaagttatttaaaaaaaattttctaaaaagttaaGAGTTATGCTGTTATTCGAGGGCCACCTGTGTGTAccagaatatacatataacgttATTTAAGTATCTTACATTTAGATAAAGATGTACAGgattattgcaatataatgATCGCAAAATACCTTTAAACGGCATAAATTATACGagatactaattatttatttacatagcTGACGGACATTTACATAGCTGACAGCCCCAAcgaaatattctataaaaattatgttaattgcccaaattattttattgtatcgcATTAACGTATCTCACTCGCGCCACTCGCGAAAATATTTACACCGATCCGCACTCATTCATTCTCAGTGTACAAAACCGTCGAGAGTcgaatacaataattatatactatactGGTCATTCTCGTATCACTGTGAAATATAAACGAATAAATACAGGCCGAACTGGATTGTGTGGTAACCCCGATTGTGGTAACCGCGAATGTCGTTTGATGATCGATAACATTAATAGAGAGAAACAGTGGTAATTTACATTAACTATCCAGGGCGTTGTTTCGGGTTTCCTCAAGTCGTTGATTATACTCCTTACGGATTTCTTCGATGGGTTTGAGTAAAAATATCGGTACATCATCGTCTCTTCTCTGTGGGAAAAATCAAATTGATGTCACATAACACAGAATAATaacgatattaaaagtaaatttgttATCAATTTTTGTCAAATTTAATCTCTGCTAAAATCATTTGtaactaattaaataagaaaagcatttaaatattgaaaatgttaTTCGTCCAATTACCTGGAAAAGACATTCGCCTTCGAATTCTACATATTTCTGCTTTCTCGCTCTCAATAGCAGTCCTACGCATTTGTCGTTGATattagtataaatattaaagaggTCGCCGAACGTGATGGCGATCACGTCAGGTTGATCCCGACAGGGACTGCCTTCTTGAGCAATCATTTCGCAGAGTTGCAGGATCTCCTTCAAGACATGGGCGTTCGCTTTGCGACCGCGTAGATCAGACAAGGAGCCTGCTTCTGGTCTGAAAGAAGCGAATTAATAGTTACCATTGAGTTAATTactcaattatatatattcacataAAGCAGTTATATcgttttaaatttgttacaaatgtcgttaaagatataaaacttACATAGTAGTGTGTAAAACTtacaaactattaatttcaCGTACCTGCCATATTCCTCTTTTGAGAATTTCGGCTTTTCGATGTTCAAACCAGAAGTGAACGGGTTCTTGCTCTGCTTATCTTTATGTTTGTTGGCATACTGGTTGAACATGGCAACCTTGGCTCCCAAGGATTCCTTCAAAAGAGAGCAAGcacgttaattattaattcattattcaCAGTCGATTAAGACATATTATAGgtcaagaattttatttcgtagAATACAATTTGCTTGCAAAAAGGATTCTGTAGAGTTTTATATGCAAGGAACtaataaagagataaaatactttttttttttgaaaattttagattCAAGATATTTCGACGGAGATTGCAAGGAGTGAGAGTTGGGAGTTATTCAGTACCTAATAAGACAGGCATTTCTGGGAATCTGCCAAACTGACATAAGCCTAAGGATTGACCCTGACCATAAATGACGTTTCAATGGCACCTTGACAAATTTTCACAGTTATGTATAGTTACATTCATATTCGTGCATTCATATTCGTGCATCCATTCGTTTCagaagataaaaagttttatttgaaaaaaaaaaactgtaaatctcattttttttaagaaaaatttccagttaataaaaaaacataaataaaaatagattaacagatttatatttgttaaaaatatctacacTCTTGTCAAAtgttaatattgcaaatactatattttaaatactaaatactaAATTACGTGATGTTTTACAATCATACAGAGAGATGGtttagtaaaaatgtattaaagtaTCCATAATAGAAGTATCCTTCTATCATCTTTAACATTATCGATTTAAGTATGTGGATTTAATTTCCAACAAAGAgctatacttattttaaaaactgataaaaaatCGACGCGTAGTTTACTAAGTTTAGAAGAAGTATGAAAAACTCACACATTATTATTAGTCTACCAAGATTCAGTCTGGACcataaggtaaatgtaccaatgcctggacacgtaCGTCTGGacattttcatcattttagtctttaaataagttataacgcgaactaaaatcaaagaatcaaagatgaaaatatgtttcttgtattatatttttatctttgattttaaatcgcgttatacttatttaaaaactaaagtaATAAAGGTATCCAGTTTATTCCAGACATAGGTTTCAAGTGTCCcagcattggtacatttaccttaaatGACATTTTTCTCTCTAGTTGGTTATTTCAAAGTGCCATCGCTAAATCCATTTCCCAATGATGTAATCGAAGAAGATATCTCTCGATACTCACATACATCGCCGAAGACATTATAGTGTCGCGATTATTTCAACAGAGTCGCAAGAGAATAATGCTCGACGTGTAACAAAGGAAGCTGAGCTTTCAAGTAGTAGAAACTATCTTGACTATCGACTCCCACTTCCGGTACTCCGTGTACTACCAAGTTCACTCGACACTGCCGACGCGAATACGAcgtcgtcgcgacgccgcgcgTCTCTTTTTATAAGAAACCGACGCGACGGTGTTCCAAGGGGGCTCCCACCCTGCCGCGGTATTTCGGCGCTGTCCGAAATATTTGCCACGTTTCCGAGCCGATTCCCAGACTTGATTGGTTGCCAGACGGCCTTCAGCCCGTTCCGGAAATGATAATTCATCAATCGCGAGAGCATGGAATCATTCACGTTTCATTCCGCGCCTTCGGGAATCAGTTTCGCAAAACGGAACGGATCTCACCCCGCGTTTGTTTACCGAACGAACGTATCACCGGCGATATTTCGCGGGAAACAGTACACTAACATTTCTAGGAATGTCACTCTGTATTCGCCGCCATAAATTTTCCTTGCTAATCATAACTGGGAATCGTGATAtcaaagtttaatattaagcTGCAAGAAAAatctatcaaatatatatctaattttttttctttataaaataaatttttctacataaGATGCATTTTGTTTCTCGTAATATTTCATTTGAATGTTAAAATCTTTTCCGATCAAAATGACATATATACAAagatagttaataatataaatctttaacattgaaatatttatttctataaattccCAAAAAAGAGATTCTGAGATTGGCCTAGCCTTTCATAAGCACAAACCTAAAATTACGATCGCGGGTAAATAATTTCACGAAAGCGTCGGCGTCGATGTCGCAAAAGAGGGCCATAAATCGATTGGCGATGCAATTATATCGGATCGCGTGCACGTTCCCCAAAATTACCGGCCCTCACGCATGACGATCGCGTGGCCATTCAGGAAACCTGAGTATACACATGCCTCTAGCAGTAGGCGACCGAGTACAACGCGTACTCAGCAGAGCACGACTCGAATTTAATCTcccaaattaatttttgaccGACGACAATTTGTCACTGACAAGCGGACGATGTACGAGCTGAATCGCGCGAGCTCGAAAGCTCGTAAATCGCGAAGGCACGAGGGTAGTCCACATTAATAAAACACCTTGTAAATATCCCACGTGCCCTTAATTTATCGCCTAGGAATCGGATAGATTTGTGGATAGATTCTCCGGCGTG
This genomic interval carries:
- the LOC139814198 gene encoding actin-binding Rho-activating protein isoform X2, which produces MSSAMYESLGAKVAMFNQYANKHKDKQSKNPFTSGLNIEKPKFSKEEYGRPEAGSLSDLRGRKANAHVLKEILQLCEMIAQEGSPCRDQPDVIAITFGDLFNIYTNINDKCVGLLLRARKQKYVEFEGECLFQRRDDDVPIFLLKPIEEIRKEYNQRLEETRNNALDS
- the LOC139814198 gene encoding actin-binding Rho-activating protein isoform X3 gives rise to the protein MFNQYANKHKDKQSKNPFTSGLNIEKPKFSKEEYGRPEAGSLSDLRGRKANAHVLKEILQLCEMIAQEGSPCRDQPDVIAITFGDLFNIYTNINDKCVGLLLRARKQKYVEFEGECLFQRRDDDVPIFLLKPIEEIRKEYNQRLEETRNNALDS
- the LOC139814198 gene encoding actin-binding Rho-activating protein isoform X1, whose amino-acid sequence is MEHSSDSEEESLGAKVAMFNQYANKHKDKQSKNPFTSGLNIEKPKFSKEEYGRPEAGSLSDLRGRKANAHVLKEILQLCEMIAQEGSPCRDQPDVIAITFGDLFNIYTNINDKCVGLLLRARKQKYVEFEGECLFQRRDDDVPIFLLKPIEEIRKEYNQRLEETRNNALDS